A stretch of Bacillus pseudomycoides DNA encodes these proteins:
- the cspD gene encoding cold-shock protein CspD, protein MTLTGKVKWFNSEKGFGFIEVEDGNDVFVHFSAITGEGFKSLDEGQEVSFEVEDGNRGPQAKNVVKL, encoded by the coding sequence ATGACATTAACAGGTAAAGTAAAATGGTTTAACAGCGAAAAAGGTTTCGGTTTCATCGAAGTTGAAGACGGTAACGATGTATTCGTTCACTTCTCTGCTATCACTGGCGAAGGTTTCAAATCTCTTGACGAAGGTCAAGAAGTTAGCTTCGAAGTTGAAGACGGCAACCGCGGACCTCAAGCTAAAAACGTTGTAAAGCTATAA
- a CDS encoding GNAT family N-acetyltransferase produces the protein MAFPVLETERLRLVEIDQSYCQKIYEIFSLEEVTRYYGMNSFTEFGQASRMIESFSKNFFEKRAIRWGIVLKETGTLIGTIGLNNLQLWSKRSEIGYDLHPSYWGKGYATEAVEQIITYSFQELGIFRIGAITYPENVASCKMLSEIGFQKEGLLRGYIHQGNQQRDVYIYSIIRTDLEKNPERY, from the coding sequence ATGGCATTTCCTGTTTTAGAAACAGAACGGTTACGTTTAGTTGAAATTGATCAATCGTATTGTCAAAAAATATATGAAATCTTTTCGCTTGAAGAGGTTACGCGTTATTATGGAATGAATTCTTTTACGGAATTTGGCCAAGCTTCCCGTATGATTGAATCTTTTTCAAAAAACTTTTTTGAGAAGCGTGCCATTCGCTGGGGAATTGTATTAAAGGAAACAGGTACGTTAATTGGTACAATTGGATTAAATAATTTACAACTTTGGAGTAAACGTTCTGAGATTGGTTATGATTTGCATCCTTCTTATTGGGGGAAAGGCTATGCGACAGAAGCTGTAGAACAAATCATCACATATAGTTTTCAAGAACTTGGGATATTCAGAATCGGTGCAATTACATATCCTGAAAATGTAGCATCTTGTAAGATGTTATCCGAAATAGGATTTCAGAAAGAGGGACTATTAAGAGGCTATATTCATCAAGGAAATCAACAACGAGATGTATATATATATTCTATTATACGAACAGATTTAGAAAAGAACCCTGAGAGATATTGA
- the zwf gene encoding glucose-6-phosphate dehydrogenase has translation MKNYTTPKCIIVIFGATGDLANRKLFPSLFRLFRQGKISENFAVVGVARRPLSNEEFRENVKQSIHNLQEENLTHDAFVSHFYYHPYDVTNLSSYQELNSLLTTLDGEYATEGNRMFYLAMAPDFFDTIATNLKSEGLTSTEGWIRLVIEKPFGHDYESAQALNNQIRHAFTEDQIYRIDHYLGKEMVQNIKVIRFANAIFEPLWNNQYIANIQITSSETLGVEERGRYYEDSGALRDMVQNHMLQMVALLAMEPPIKLTANEIRSEKVKVLRALQPLSEDTVERNFVRGQYGSGMVAEQKVISYREENAVDPESNTETFVAGKLMIEDFRWSGVPFYIRTGKRMQEKSTEIIIQFKNLPMNLYFNNEKKVHPNLLVIHIQPEEGITLHLNAQKTDSSTTSTPIQLSYCNNCMDKMNTPEAYEVLLYDCIRGDSTNFTHWDEVSLSWKFVDIISNVWSNKQATHFPNYESGSIGPKESDALLEKDGFHWWPTITSHLKGERYNGNI, from the coding sequence ATGAAAAATTATACTACTCCAAAATGTATTATCGTTATTTTTGGTGCGACAGGCGATTTAGCGAATCGAAAATTATTCCCTTCTCTTTTCAGGCTCTTTCGACAAGGGAAAATCTCCGAAAATTTTGCTGTTGTTGGTGTGGCAAGAAGACCATTATCCAATGAAGAATTTCGTGAAAATGTTAAACAATCTATCCACAATTTACAAGAAGAAAATCTGACTCACGATGCATTCGTTTCCCATTTCTATTATCACCCTTATGATGTAACCAATTTATCTTCTTATCAGGAGCTAAATAGTTTGTTAACTACTCTAGATGGAGAGTATGCTACTGAAGGAAATCGCATGTTTTATTTAGCTATGGCTCCTGATTTTTTTGACACAATTGCTACAAATTTAAAATCAGAAGGGCTAACTTCAACAGAAGGCTGGATTCGTTTAGTAATTGAAAAACCATTTGGACATGATTATGAATCGGCACAAGCATTAAATAATCAAATTCGTCATGCCTTCACAGAAGATCAAATTTATCGTATTGATCACTATTTAGGTAAAGAGATGGTTCAAAACATTAAAGTCATTCGATTTGCGAATGCAATTTTTGAACCCCTTTGGAACAATCAATATATAGCTAATATCCAAATTACTTCAAGTGAAACTTTAGGAGTAGAAGAACGTGGACGCTATTACGAAGATTCAGGTGCACTACGTGACATGGTTCAAAATCATATGTTACAGATGGTAGCACTCCTTGCAATGGAACCTCCAATAAAACTAACCGCAAATGAAATTCGAAGTGAAAAAGTAAAAGTACTTCGTGCGTTACAGCCACTTTCAGAAGATACCGTAGAGCGAAATTTTGTACGTGGGCAATATGGATCAGGTATGGTAGCTGAACAAAAAGTAATTAGTTATCGTGAAGAAAACGCAGTAGATCCAGAATCAAATACAGAAACATTTGTTGCTGGTAAGCTAATGATTGAAGATTTCAGATGGTCAGGCGTTCCCTTCTATATTCGAACTGGGAAGCGTATGCAAGAAAAATCAACCGAGATTATCATACAGTTTAAAAACTTACCAATGAATCTCTATTTTAATAATGAAAAAAAGGTTCATCCCAATTTATTAGTCATCCATATTCAACCAGAAGAAGGAATTACACTTCATTTAAATGCACAAAAAACTGACAGTAGTACTACTTCGACACCTATACAATTAAGTTATTGTAATAACTGTATGGATAAAATGAATACACCAGAAGCATATGAGGTTCTTTTATACGATTGTATACGAGGTGATTCAACTAACTTTACTCATTGGGATGAAGTATCCCTTTCTTGGAAATTCGTTGATATAATCTCAAATGTCTGGAGTAATAAACAAGCTACACATTTTCCTAACTATGAGTCTGGATCAATAGGTCCTAAAGAATCTGATGCTTTGTTAGAAAAAGATGGTTTTCATTGGTGGCCAACGATAACCTCTCATTTGAAAGGGGAAAGGTATAATGGAAATATATAA
- a CDS encoding cold-shock protein, translating into MYRNRKNDVAEVPPEQTPVWECESEDCLGWMRKNFSFEEEPKCPLCKSNMKSGERLLPKLG; encoded by the coding sequence ATGTATCGCAATCGCAAGAACGATGTAGCAGAAGTACCACCAGAACAAACACCTGTTTGGGAATGTGAATCAGAGGATTGTTTAGGTTGGATGAGAAAGAACTTTTCATTTGAAGAAGAGCCAAAATGCCCTTTATGTAAAAGTAACATGAAAAGCGGAGAACGTTTATTACCTAAATTAGGTTAA
- the gnd gene encoding phosphogluconate dehydrogenase (NAD(+)-dependent, decarboxylating), with amino-acid sequence MKIGLIGLGKMGLNLCQNLMDKNHQVVAYDVNADAVEEIKGYGAIGASNLAELIQSLETPRILWIMVPHAVVDNVINEITPLLSQGDIVIEAGNSYYKESIRRYDELKKAGVHFMDAGTSGGTEGARHGACYMVGGDLEAWETVEAVFRDTAVENGYLYAGKAGSGHFLKMVHNGIEYGMMAAIGEGFEVLEKSEFNYDYEKVARVWNNGSVIRSWLMDLTERAFSKDAKLDEIKGIMHSSGEGKWTVETALDLQAATPVIALSLLMRYRSLENDTFTGKVVAALRNEFGGHAVEKNDKK; translated from the coding sequence ATGAAAATAGGGTTAATCGGTTTAGGGAAAATGGGGTTGAATTTATGTCAAAATTTAATGGATAAGAATCATCAAGTTGTGGCGTATGATGTAAATGCAGATGCTGTAGAAGAAATAAAAGGGTATGGGGCGATAGGTGCATCTAATTTAGCTGAACTGATTCAATCCCTCGAAACACCAAGGATTTTATGGATTATGGTGCCACATGCTGTTGTGGATAATGTAATTAATGAAATTACACCGCTTTTAAGCCAAGGGGATATTGTGATTGAAGCGGGTAATTCTTATTATAAGGAATCCATTCGTCGTTATGATGAACTTAAAAAAGCTGGTGTACATTTTATGGATGCAGGAACATCTGGGGGGACAGAAGGGGCTCGTCATGGTGCTTGTTATATGGTTGGAGGAGACCTAGAAGCATGGGAAACTGTAGAGGCTGTATTTCGAGATACAGCTGTAGAAAATGGATATTTATATGCAGGAAAAGCAGGAAGTGGTCATTTTTTAAAAATGGTTCATAATGGGATTGAATACGGTATGATGGCTGCGATTGGTGAAGGATTTGAAGTACTAGAGAAAAGTGAGTTTAATTATGACTATGAGAAAGTAGCAAGAGTATGGAATAATGGTTCAGTTATTCGCTCGTGGCTCATGGATTTAACGGAACGCGCATTTTCAAAGGATGCAAAGTTAGATGAAATAAAAGGAATTATGCATTCTTCAGGGGAAGGTAAATGGACAGTTGAAACAGCTCTTGATTTACAAGCAGCGACACCTGTTATTGCCCTTTCTTTATTAATGCGGTATCGTTCGCTTGAAAATGACACATTTACAGGTAAAGTAGTAGCAGCACTGCGTAATGAATTTGGCGGACACGCTGTAGAAAAAAACGACAAAAAATAA
- a CDS encoding protoporphyrinogen oxidase — MKTVVVIGGGITGLSTMYYLERLKKDYNIDVELILAEKNEYLGGKIHSVKDKDFIMETGADSIVARNENVIPFVKELNLEDAMVYNETGISYIYSNDTLHPIPADTVFGIPMSVESLFSSTLVSTKGKIIALKDFITKNKEFTKDTSLAVFLESFLGKELVEKQISPVLSGVYSGKLNELTMASTLPYLLDYKNTYGSIMKGFEVNKKQFQAAGNKKFLSFKKGLSTIINRLEEELTETDIRKGITTTNVRRVDEGYEVSFSNQETIKADYVVLAAPHDVAQTLLSSTELDNDFNKLKNSSLISIYLGFEISDEQLPADGTGFIVSENSDLFCDACTWTSRKWKHTSDKQNLLVRMFYKSSNPAYEKIKQKSKEELVQVALSDIEKSLGIQGEAQIIEVTNWKDLMPNYHLEHNHAVQSLNEKLSAVFPDVHLAGASYYGVGIGACIGNGKKTAEKIAKALNNHFE; from the coding sequence ATGAAAACAGTTGTTGTCATAGGTGGAGGGATTACAGGTCTTTCTACGATGTATTACTTAGAAAGATTAAAAAAGGATTACAATATAGATGTAGAATTAATCCTTGCAGAAAAAAATGAATATTTAGGCGGGAAAATTCATAGTGTGAAAGACAAAGATTTTATTATGGAAACTGGAGCGGATTCAATCGTTGCTCGAAATGAAAATGTCATACCGTTTGTAAAAGAACTGAATTTAGAAGACGCAATGGTATATAACGAAACGGGTATTTCTTACATTTACTCAAATGATACGTTACATCCGATTCCTGCTGACACAGTATTTGGTATACCGATGAGTGTAGAGTCATTATTTAGTAGTACGTTAGTTTCAACAAAGGGGAAAATTATTGCACTGAAAGACTTTATTACAAAGAATAAAGAATTTACGAAAGATACATCACTCGCTGTATTTTTAGAAAGTTTTTTAGGAAAAGAATTGGTTGAGAAGCAGATCTCTCCTGTTCTTTCAGGAGTGTATTCTGGTAAATTGAATGAGCTTACAATGGCATCTACATTACCCTATTTACTTGATTACAAAAATACATATGGCAGTATTATGAAGGGGTTTGAAGTAAACAAAAAACAATTTCAAGCTGCTGGGAATAAAAAGTTTTTGTCATTTAAAAAAGGTCTTTCTACGATTATTAATCGTTTAGAAGAAGAGTTAACTGAGACAGACATAAGAAAAGGAATAACAACGACGAATGTACGTAGGGTTGATGAAGGATATGAAGTTTCTTTTTCGAATCAAGAGACAATCAAAGCGGATTATGTTGTTTTAGCTGCCCCACATGATGTTGCACAAACATTACTAAGTTCTACTGAATTAGATAATGATTTCAATAAGCTAAAAAATTCCTCGCTGATTAGTATTTATTTAGGATTTGAAATATCTGATGAACAATTACCGGCGGATGGAACAGGTTTCATTGTTTCAGAAAATAGTGATTTATTTTGCGATGCGTGCACATGGACGAGTAGGAAATGGAAGCATACATCAGATAAGCAAAATTTATTAGTAAGAATGTTTTATAAAAGTTCAAATCCTGCTTATGAGAAAATAAAACAAAAAAGTAAGGAAGAATTAGTTCAAGTTGCTTTATCTGACATTGAAAAAAGTCTTGGAATTCAAGGTGAAGCGCAGATCATTGAAGTAACGAACTGGAAAGACTTAATGCCAAATTACCATTTGGAACATAATCATGCAGTTCAATCTTTAAATGAGAAATTATCGGCTGTTTTTCCGGATGTTCATCTAGCTGGCGCTTCATATTATGGTGTAGGTATTGGGGCTTGTATTGGAAATGGAAAGAAAACAGCAGAGAAGATTGCAAAAGCCTTGAATAATCACTTTGAATAA
- a CDS encoding CPBP family intramembrane glutamic endopeptidase has translation MNNSRFKTIKATKEGRKKVHPILAVILSVVFLTLGELFMVFMLFLPKTETTFMKGIYDNVRMLLTFGGAILIVFLWVRFVEKRPFSSIGFWKDNALKKYLRGAFIGFIFITIPVLILVLSGSVTLHIQQISSTVILGILGSLIAFLVQGAAEEIVVRGWLFPVISVRSRIWIGVVVTSFLFGFLHLLNPGITILSISNIILVGVFAAFYVLKESSLWGICAWHSIWNWAQYNIYGFAVSGTTIYSTPLFKSTTSGPESLHGGTFGIEGSVITTIMLAVASIVLWKQLWGRRSKQHNMG, from the coding sequence TTGAATAATAGTCGATTTAAAACAATTAAAGCAACAAAGGAAGGGCGAAAGAAAGTACATCCAATTTTAGCAGTAATATTATCGGTTGTATTTTTAACTCTTGGCGAATTATTTATGGTATTTATGTTATTTTTACCAAAAACAGAAACGACATTTATGAAGGGGATTTATGATAACGTAAGGATGTTATTAACATTTGGGGGAGCAATTTTAATTGTGTTTTTATGGGTTCGTTTTGTGGAAAAACGTCCATTTTCATCAATTGGTTTTTGGAAAGACAATGCTTTGAAAAAATATTTACGTGGAGCATTCATTGGTTTTATATTTATAACAATACCAGTTTTAATTTTAGTTTTAAGTGGTTCTGTTACCTTACATATACAACAGATTTCAAGTACAGTCATACTAGGAATATTAGGTTCTTTAATCGCGTTTTTGGTACAAGGTGCCGCAGAAGAAATTGTTGTACGCGGTTGGCTATTTCCAGTTATTTCAGTTAGAAGTCGGATATGGATTGGGGTTGTTGTTACATCATTTCTATTTGGATTTCTCCATCTATTAAATCCAGGTATAACAATTCTTTCTATATCAAATATCATATTAGTTGGTGTATTTGCAGCGTTCTATGTATTAAAAGAGAGTAGCCTTTGGGGAATATGTGCTTGGCATTCTATATGGAACTGGGCTCAATATAATATATATGGTTTTGCGGTAAGTGGTACAACAATATACTCTACACCTTTGTTTAAATCAACAACAAGCGGTCCAGAATCGTTACATGGAGGAACTTTTGGAATTGAAGGAAGTGTAATTACAACAATTATGCTTGCGGTTGCCTCAATAGTATTATGGAAACAACTGTGGGGCAGACGATCGAAACAGCATAATATGGGATAG
- a CDS encoding DUF1349 domain-containing protein — protein MKISYIPNHMKQLKIMNESKYCEVQEKKFIVHSKEETDFWLKTHYGFEVMNGHVFYEEISTDFIAEVSLRMAPKSTYDQAGLFVMLSEKCWLKTSLEYIPEGPSHLGAVVTNSGYSDWSTQNFSNELVKQQLHFRMIRKDGDYTIYVKTEQIDDEWEQIRIAHLIEDRGNCPIKIGFYTCSPSKGNGFETEFINFTIEHI, from the coding sequence ATGAAAATATCCTATATACCAAATCATATGAAACAATTAAAAATAATGAACGAATCAAAATATTGTGAGGTACAAGAAAAAAAATTTATTGTTCATTCGAAAGAAGAAACCGATTTTTGGTTAAAAACACACTATGGATTCGAAGTAATGAACGGACATGTTTTCTATGAAGAAATATCTACCGATTTTATAGCTGAAGTATCATTACGTATGGCCCCTAAATCTACATATGACCAAGCGGGACTTTTTGTTATGTTATCGGAAAAATGTTGGTTAAAAACGTCTCTTGAATACATCCCTGAAGGACCATCACATTTAGGTGCTGTTGTAACAAATAGTGGATATTCTGATTGGTCGACGCAAAATTTTTCGAATGAGCTCGTCAAACAACAGCTACATTTTCGAATGATTCGAAAGGATGGCGACTACACGATTTATGTAAAGACTGAACAAATAGACGATGAATGGGAACAGATTCGAATTGCTCACCTTATAGAAGATCGAGGAAATTGTCCTATAAAAATAGGATTTTATACTTGCAGTCCATCAAAAGGTAATGGTTTTGAAACAGAATTCATTAATTTTACAATTGAACATATATAA
- a CDS encoding PRK06770 family protein, which yields MKTLLKILGIIAGMAVVGVALTYGILYYLNTSKPAAKKAPTAAPAVEVLADSKVKAENAKLLDNGNYSLPNSDFNKDFNWTDEKVQIALHEMAHQKVKADQKWGYIFITQERIESLMGIVKSGNLNQKNVYIDILERWKQGKYEKVDADHNTIWKLQSGNLGEGKGVMSQEEQKELVNKVFMQKDTFSGSMLIAGGK from the coding sequence ATGAAAACACTATTAAAAATATTAGGGATAATTGCTGGAATGGCAGTAGTTGGTGTGGCACTTACTTATGGTATCTTATATTATCTTAATACTAGTAAACCAGCTGCCAAAAAAGCACCAACTGCAGCTCCTGCAGTGGAAGTGTTGGCTGATAGTAAAGTAAAAGCAGAGAATGCGAAGCTGTTAGATAATGGGAATTACTCATTGCCGAATAGTGATTTTAACAAAGACTTTAATTGGACTGATGAAAAAGTTCAGATTGCATTACATGAAATGGCACATCAAAAAGTAAAAGCAGATCAAAAATGGGGTTATATTTTTATAACACAAGAACGAATTGAAAGTTTAATGGGGATTGTTAAGAGTGGTAATTTGAATCAAAAAAATGTATATATAGATATTTTAGAAAGATGGAAACAGGGGAAATATGAAAAAGTTGACGCTGATCATAATACGATTTGGAAATTACAAAGCGGAAATCTTGGGGAAGGTAAAGGTGTAATGTCACAAGAGGAACAGAAAGAGTTGGTTAATAAAGTTTTCATGCAAAAAGATACATTTTCAGGAAGTATGTTAATAGCGGGTGGGAAGTAG
- a CDS encoding GNAT family N-acetyltransferase: MGNLILSEKFFVEEPEKELLFQLFEEVFHIPVQTLQNFESNGFLDTTYKPFSYLQEGQVIANISMFALPMLVNGEQVHAVGIQSVMTHPKYRRKGLMKQLFSKVLQEIDTKYECAILFTEKPELYEPFGFRVVQEHLMTSSCDNEQPRSSSLWKLNFYDEKDMQLIKEIVENSQPISMEFSTLNYQSSFYFNMYDAKWNEKLYYSEKLDALIVYELKDRVLHLFGVFAQIMPILDEICAEIAEPFNEVEFYFYPDELGIEEVTCKEFQSETYLMIRGGEKLDFKGYKFPVVTEF, translated from the coding sequence ATGGGGAATCTTATTCTTTCTGAAAAATTTTTTGTGGAAGAACCGGAAAAGGAATTGTTGTTTCAATTATTTGAAGAGGTGTTTCATATTCCTGTTCAAACGTTACAAAATTTTGAGTCCAATGGATTTTTGGACACTACATACAAACCTTTTTCATATTTACAAGAAGGTCAAGTAATAGCAAATATATCTATGTTTGCACTACCAATGTTGGTAAATGGTGAGCAGGTTCATGCAGTTGGTATTCAATCTGTTATGACTCATCCAAAATATCGTAGAAAAGGTTTGATGAAGCAACTATTTTCTAAAGTATTACAAGAAATAGATACAAAATACGAATGTGCAATATTATTTACAGAGAAACCGGAATTATACGAGCCATTTGGTTTTCGAGTAGTGCAAGAACATCTGATGACATCATCATGCGATAATGAGCAGCCTCGTTCGTCCTCACTTTGGAAGTTAAACTTTTATGATGAAAAAGATATGCAGCTAATAAAAGAAATAGTGGAGAACTCTCAACCGATTTCAATGGAATTTTCAACATTAAACTATCAGTCTTCTTTTTATTTTAATATGTACGATGCGAAATGGAATGAAAAACTATATTATTCAGAGAAGTTGGACGCGCTGATTGTATATGAATTGAAAGATAGAGTGCTACATTTATTTGGGGTTTTTGCACAAATTATGCCGATTTTAGATGAAATATGTGCCGAAATAGCTGAACCATTTAACGAGGTTGAATTCTACTTTTATCCTGATGAATTAGGGATTGAAGAGGTAACATGTAAAGAGTTCCAATCTGAAACATATTTGATGATTCGTGGTGGTGAAAAGCTAGATTTTAAAGGGTATAAATTTCCGGTTGTAACTGAATTTTAA
- a CDS encoding ABC transporter ATP-binding protein, with the protein MKSFRKLLQYLKPYMFFAIIGPLFMVLEVAMDVIQPTIMQHIIDVGIANQDFQYVIKMGILMIGAAALGLIGGLGCMMYSTKAAVNFATDIRKDVFTKIEAFSSENRDSFGTGKLLTIVTNDITSIQAAMTMTLRVLVRGPLLFIGSIIIVFVTAKDLFSILLVVVPILLVAIIFIAGNASGSFRRVQEALDKVNTKLQENLSGVRVVKAYVRQNHEISQFEKVNKNLTDINIRAVQIVSLMMPIIMLVVNGGIVATLWIGGVKVFNGTLQVGAILAFINYLNIILMSLMSISMVFIQIARAFPSADRVQQVLETKADIENEKNAYQPDEVKGNIEFKHVSYSYSKNDEYVLKDISFTVRKGEKIGIIGPTGSGKSTLVKLLPRLYDVDQGTILVDGVNVKEYDLQVLRSSIGFVPQKALLFSGSIEENMRYGKEEATQGEIESASEAACATEFIHKLENTYQYNLTQGATNLSGGQKQRLSIARALVRKPSILVLDDSTSAVDARSEGIIQEALKEDHTEMTTFLIASKISSVIDADQIFVLDHGELVGSGTHKHLLETCEVYQDIYLSQGGSLHHEGGKEHA; encoded by the coding sequence ATGAAATCATTCCGCAAATTGTTACAGTATTTAAAACCATACATGTTCTTCGCTATTATTGGACCACTGTTTATGGTGCTTGAGGTTGCGATGGACGTAATTCAGCCGACAATTATGCAACATATTATTGATGTTGGAATTGCAAATCAAGATTTTCAGTATGTAATTAAAATGGGAATTCTGATGATAGGCGCAGCAGCACTTGGATTAATTGGTGGACTTGGATGTATGATGTACTCTACGAAAGCGGCTGTTAATTTCGCAACGGACATAAGAAAAGACGTCTTTACAAAAATCGAGGCGTTTTCTAGTGAAAATCGGGACTCATTTGGAACTGGAAAATTACTAACAATCGTCACAAATGATATTACATCTATTCAAGCAGCCATGACGATGACACTACGTGTTCTTGTTCGTGGCCCTTTATTATTTATAGGTAGCATCATTATTGTGTTTGTAACAGCAAAAGACTTATTTTCTATTTTACTTGTTGTTGTACCTATTCTTTTAGTTGCAATTATTTTCATCGCTGGAAACGCAAGTGGATCTTTTAGAAGAGTACAAGAAGCATTGGATAAAGTAAATACAAAGCTACAAGAAAATTTATCTGGTGTTCGTGTTGTAAAGGCGTATGTAAGACAAAACCATGAAATTTCCCAGTTTGAAAAAGTAAATAAAAACTTAACCGACATCAATATTCGGGCGGTACAAATTGTTTCATTAATGATGCCGATCATAATGCTAGTTGTAAATGGTGGTATTGTAGCGACATTATGGATAGGTGGCGTGAAAGTCTTTAACGGTACATTGCAAGTTGGAGCAATTTTAGCATTTATTAACTATTTAAACATTATATTAATGTCACTCATGTCTATCAGTATGGTATTTATTCAAATTGCGCGTGCTTTCCCATCTGCTGATCGTGTACAACAAGTGCTAGAGACGAAAGCTGATATTGAAAATGAAAAAAATGCGTATCAGCCGGATGAAGTAAAGGGAAATATTGAATTTAAACATGTAAGCTACAGTTACAGCAAAAATGATGAATATGTTTTAAAAGATATTTCATTTACCGTAAGAAAAGGTGAAAAAATAGGCATTATTGGTCCTACAGGAAGCGGAAAATCTACTTTAGTGAAATTACTACCACGCCTATATGATGTTGATCAAGGTACGATTTTGGTTGATGGTGTGAATGTCAAAGAGTACGATTTACAGGTGCTTCGTTCTTCAATTGGATTTGTTCCACAAAAAGCATTGTTGTTTTCAGGAAGTATTGAAGAAAATATGCGATATGGTAAAGAAGAAGCGACGCAAGGTGAAATAGAATCTGCGTCAGAAGCAGCTTGTGCGACGGAGTTTATTCATAAGCTTGAAAATACATATCAATATAACTTAACACAAGGCGCAACGAACCTTTCTGGTGGACAAAAACAGCGTCTTTCTATCGCGAGAGCACTTGTCCGAAAACCATCTATCCTTGTGCTAGATGATTCTACATCGGCTGTTGATGCAAGGTCAGAAGGGATTATACAGGAAGCGTTGAAAGAAGACCATACAGAAATGACTACATTTTTAATCGCTTCTAAAATATCATCTGTAATAGATGCTGATCAAATTTTTGTTTTAGATCATGGTGAGTTAGTTGGAAGTGGGACACACAAACATTTATTAGAAACATGCGAAGTGTATCAAGATATATATCTTTCCCAAGGTGGTAGCTTACATCATGAAGGGGGGAAAGAACATGCGTAA